One stretch of Planococcus sp. PAMC 21323 DNA includes these proteins:
- the fabG gene encoding 3-oxoacyl-[acyl-carrier-protein] reductase, translating into MSKLQGKTAIITGGSRGIGAEIARKFAADGAKVVVNYSGSQDKAEAVVADIEANGGTAIAVKANVSDAESVKAMVDETMKTFGSVDILVNNAGITRDNLMMRMKDDEWDDVININLKGVFICTKAVTRQMMKQRSGRIVNIASIVGVMGNAGQANYVAAKAGVIGLTKTTARELASRGITANAVAPGFITTDMTDQLSEDVQKAMMGQIPLGRFGAPEDVAKAALFLASDDASYMTGQTLHLDGGMVM; encoded by the coding sequence ATGAGTAAACTTCAAGGGAAAACAGCGATTATTACTGGAGGATCTCGTGGGATTGGAGCAGAAATAGCGCGAAAATTTGCTGCAGACGGTGCAAAAGTAGTTGTTAATTATAGCGGTAGCCAAGATAAAGCAGAAGCAGTAGTTGCTGATATCGAAGCTAATGGCGGTACAGCGATTGCCGTTAAAGCAAATGTTTCGGATGCTGAATCGGTTAAAGCAATGGTTGATGAGACGATGAAAACCTTTGGTTCTGTTGATATTTTAGTAAACAATGCAGGCATCACACGAGATAATTTAATGATGCGCATGAAAGACGACGAATGGGACGATGTTATTAACATCAACTTAAAAGGTGTATTTATTTGCACGAAAGCCGTAACTCGTCAAATGATGAAACAACGCTCTGGGCGAATTGTCAATATCGCATCAATCGTAGGCGTGATGGGCAATGCTGGCCAAGCAAACTATGTTGCGGCAAAAGCGGGCGTCATTGGTTTAACGAAAACAACAGCGCGTGAACTAGCGAGCCGTGGCATTACAGCAAACGCTGTGGCACCTGGCTTTATCACGACTGATATGACGGATCAATTGAGTGAGGATGTTCAAAAAGCGATGATGGGACAAATTCCATTAGGTCGTTTCGGGGCACCAGAAGACGTTGCAAAAGCTGCATTGTTTTTAGCTTCAGATGATGCATCTTATATGACTGGCCAAACGCTTCATCTTGACGGCGGCATGGTCATGTAG
- the smc gene encoding chromosome segregation protein SMC — protein sequence MFLKRLEVMGFKSFADRIGIDFVPGVTAVVGPNGSGKSNVTDAIRWVLGEQSAKSLRGAKMEDVIFAGSDSRKPLNFAEVTLILDNTDGRVPLDYSEISVTRRVFRSGESAYLLNKQNCRLKDITDLFMDSGLGKEAFSIISQGRVDEILNSKAEERRSIFEEAAGVLKYKQRKKKAEVKLNETDENLNRVLDILHELDGRMEPLQIQASTARDFLDMNEQLKDADIALLAYDAGNLEQELSRLANDAAEHSAKEQQLSTEINDKERLVAKIRKTLFDMDNKIDKAQNALVEASAETEKWQGRKLLMSEKKSNADRQALQLQENLEAEKQENELLKKKHSEQLALLEERKSERQSIRIAIQQLEEQLNRTPADIEIEIENCKSIYIDLMNEQATVKNEFKNINLQEQQLTESSGRINTQRADFSAELSKLKAEKVRAEKDVQEVRSTLDAKRQQYKESEADYQQQKQAFEQKQSMLFQAYQSQKQLTARIETLQELEADFSGFFQGVKEVLVAREKGQLQGIRGAVAELAQVEKNYAKAIETALGASSQHIVTETEQHAREAIDFLRKKRAGRSTFLPMTVMKPRTIPEHTLATVSKHPSYISMAFKLVNYDPQYSMIIENLLGNVIIAEDLKGATAIAKATGNRFRVVTLEGDIVNAGGSMTGGANKTQASFFTRKAELDQLLIQATELEETILTAEKTVRKEQERVKAAEENIRILQTEGEKYRDMEAESSILLREIEAVLKTTLERYDIFEAEQKNKEYDLTAVTKRKEAATTRLDSIVGELNDITVKIDELTLFKQQNESARDQVLEKLAEQKSLYAVTKERVAQLTASEAELFERLEKSSQKLQDHQKELEWIQSEEAAKVYSDEEILQEIKVWSAKKIQIQQTINETKELRAKEQSSLNNLEENLKEQQRIYKGYEEAIRIYEVKSTRLEVQIQSFIAQLETNYQLTLEQAKQFEMKDEETAVRRKVKLLKQSIEELGPVHIGAIEEYEHVSDRHAFLTEQRDDLNEAKETLRTLIREMDGEMTSRFDDTFHAIRIQFQRAFKELFGGGAADLVLTNPKDMLMTGVEIIAQPPGKKLQNLSLLSGGERALTAIALLFAILNVRPVPFCVLDEVEAALDESNVVRYSQYLKKFSEDTQFIVITHRKGTMEGADVLYGITMQESGISKLVSVKLEEKT from the coding sequence ATGTTTTTGAAAAGATTGGAAGTCATGGGATTCAAGTCGTTTGCAGATCGCATAGGCATCGACTTTGTTCCCGGAGTAACAGCGGTTGTTGGGCCAAACGGAAGTGGTAAAAGTAATGTTACGGACGCCATCCGGTGGGTGCTCGGAGAACAATCAGCGAAATCACTGCGCGGGGCTAAAATGGAAGATGTTATTTTTGCAGGTAGTGATTCTAGAAAGCCATTGAATTTTGCGGAAGTAACGTTAATTCTAGATAATACAGATGGTCGAGTCCCTCTTGATTACAGCGAAATTAGCGTAACGAGAAGGGTTTTTCGTAGTGGTGAAAGTGCTTATTTGTTAAATAAGCAAAATTGTCGTTTAAAAGACATTACGGACTTGTTCATGGATTCTGGTCTTGGGAAAGAAGCTTTTTCGATTATTTCTCAAGGGCGAGTTGATGAAATTCTTAATTCAAAAGCAGAAGAGCGTCGTTCAATCTTTGAAGAAGCAGCGGGCGTTTTAAAATACAAGCAACGCAAGAAAAAAGCTGAAGTCAAATTAAATGAGACCGATGAAAACTTGAATCGCGTGCTTGATATTTTGCATGAACTGGACGGGCGAATGGAACCGCTTCAAATTCAAGCTTCAACTGCAAGAGACTTTTTAGACATGAATGAGCAACTAAAAGATGCGGATATTGCTTTACTAGCTTACGATGCAGGCAATCTTGAGCAAGAGCTAAGCCGTTTAGCGAATGACGCTGCAGAGCATTCTGCAAAAGAGCAGCAATTATCGACTGAAATTAATGATAAAGAGCGTCTTGTCGCTAAAATACGGAAGACGCTTTTTGACATGGATAATAAGATAGATAAAGCGCAAAATGCTTTAGTCGAAGCGAGTGCTGAGACAGAAAAATGGCAAGGGCGTAAATTGTTGATGTCTGAAAAAAAGAGCAATGCAGATCGTCAAGCATTGCAATTACAAGAAAATTTAGAGGCTGAAAAGCAGGAAAATGAACTTTTAAAGAAAAAACATAGCGAGCAACTCGCTTTGTTAGAAGAACGTAAAAGCGAGCGTCAATCAATCCGAATAGCGATTCAACAACTTGAAGAACAACTAAACCGAACACCGGCCGATATTGAAATTGAAATTGAAAATTGTAAGTCGATTTATATTGATTTGATGAACGAACAAGCAACAGTCAAAAACGAGTTTAAAAATATCAATTTGCAAGAACAACAATTAACAGAGTCTTCTGGACGTATCAATACGCAACGGGCAGATTTTTCCGCAGAACTTTCAAAGCTAAAAGCTGAAAAAGTGCGAGCAGAAAAAGATGTTCAAGAAGTCAGATCCACATTGGATGCAAAACGTCAGCAATATAAAGAAAGTGAAGCTGATTATCAGCAACAAAAACAAGCTTTTGAACAAAAGCAATCGATGTTATTTCAAGCATATCAATCGCAAAAGCAATTGACAGCTCGCATCGAGACCTTACAAGAATTAGAAGCTGATTTTTCAGGCTTTTTCCAAGGTGTAAAAGAAGTATTGGTAGCTCGAGAAAAAGGTCAATTGCAAGGAATTCGAGGAGCGGTTGCCGAACTCGCCCAAGTAGAAAAAAACTACGCCAAAGCGATTGAAACTGCTCTAGGCGCATCTAGTCAGCACATTGTGACTGAAACTGAACAGCATGCTCGAGAAGCAATCGATTTTCTTCGGAAGAAAAGAGCAGGTCGCTCTACGTTCTTACCAATGACAGTTATGAAGCCAAGAACGATTCCTGAACACACTTTAGCAACTGTAAGTAAGCATCCGTCATACATTAGTATGGCATTTAAATTGGTTAACTATGATCCGCAATATAGCATGATTATAGAGAATTTATTAGGCAACGTAATAATTGCTGAAGATTTAAAAGGTGCAACCGCGATTGCTAAAGCTACCGGTAACCGTTTCCGTGTCGTGACACTTGAAGGCGATATCGTTAATGCAGGTGGGTCGATGACCGGTGGCGCTAACAAAACGCAAGCCTCTTTCTTTACACGAAAAGCCGAACTTGATCAATTGCTTATACAGGCAACTGAGCTAGAAGAAACCATCTTAACGGCTGAAAAAACTGTGCGTAAAGAACAAGAAAGAGTCAAAGCAGCTGAAGAAAATATTCGGATTTTACAAACTGAAGGCGAAAAATATCGTGATATGGAAGCGGAAAGCTCTATTCTTTTACGAGAAATAGAAGCAGTGTTAAAAACCACTTTAGAACGATACGACATTTTTGAAGCCGAACAGAAAAACAAAGAATACGATTTAACAGCGGTAACAAAACGCAAAGAGGCAGCGACTACTCGACTAGATAGTATTGTTGGTGAACTTAACGACATAACAGTGAAAATTGATGAACTGACTTTGTTTAAGCAACAAAATGAGTCGGCACGGGATCAAGTGCTTGAAAAGTTAGCAGAACAAAAATCTCTTTATGCCGTGACAAAAGAACGCGTTGCTCAGCTAACTGCTAGCGAAGCGGAACTTTTTGAACGACTAGAAAAAAGTAGTCAAAAATTGCAGGATCACCAAAAAGAATTAGAGTGGATTCAATCAGAAGAAGCTGCAAAAGTTTATTCTGACGAAGAAATTCTACAAGAAATAAAAGTTTGGTCTGCGAAAAAAATTCAAATTCAACAAACGATTAACGAAACAAAAGAGCTGCGTGCAAAAGAACAGAGCAGCTTGAATAATTTAGAAGAAAACTTAAAAGAACAGCAACGTATCTATAAAGGGTATGAAGAAGCGATTCGGATTTATGAAGTCAAATCGACACGTCTAGAAGTTCAAATTCAAAGCTTTATCGCACAGCTCGAAACCAATTATCAATTAACACTTGAGCAAGCGAAACAATTTGAAATGAAAGACGAAGAAACAGCGGTCCGCAGAAAAGTTAAGCTACTCAAGCAATCTATTGAAGAATTGGGTCCTGTTCATATTGGAGCAATTGAAGAGTATGAGCATGTTTCGGATCGCCATGCCTTTTTAACAGAGCAACGTGACGATTTAAACGAGGCTAAAGAAACTTTGCGTACATTAATTCGCGAAATGGATGGAGAAATGACGAGTCGTTTTGATGACACGTTCCATGCCATTCGTATACAGTTCCAGCGGGCCTTTAAAGAATTATTTGGCGGGGGGGCGGCTGATTTAGTCCTAACAAATCCTAAAGATATGTTAATGACAGGGGTTGAAATTATTGCACAACCACCTGGTAAAAAACTGCAGAATTTGAGTTTGCTATCAGGTGGAGAACGTGCACTCACTGCGATTGCTTTATTGTTCGCGATATTAAACGTTCGCCCTGTGCCGTTTTGTGTGTTAGATGAAGTCGAAGCTGCGCTTGATGAATCAAATGTCGTGCGTTACAGTCAATACTTGAAGAAGTTCAGTGAAGACACGCAATTCATTGTTATTACTCATCGTAAAGGAACGATGGAAGGTGCCGATGTTTTATATGGCATTACTATGCAAGAATCCGGAATTTCTAAATTGGTATCAGTCAAGCTCGAAGAAAAAACCTGA
- the plsX gene encoding phosphate acyltransferase PlsX, protein MKIAVDAMGGDNAPKEIIAGVYKALEEFADVEIQLYGHQEKMQEFLTEHERLTIVHCEEVITSEDDPVRSVKRKKDASMVRMAQAVKDGNADGCVSAGNTGALMSAGLFIVGRIDGVDRPALAPTLPTIDSKGFVMLDMGANAEAKPEHLVQYAIMGSIYAEKVRGIKNPSVGLLNIGTEEKKGNDLTKAAFPLLKEAPVNFIGNVESRDLLNGVADVVVTDGFTGNMVLKTIEGTAMNVFAMMKDVFMSSVKTKVAAFLVKDDLKGLKGMLDYSEYGGAGLFGLKAPVIKAHGSSNANALFNAIRQTRTMVEFDVTGTIYSTLKKEILHED, encoded by the coding sequence GTGAAAATAGCAGTAGATGCAATGGGCGGAGATAATGCCCCAAAAGAAATTATTGCGGGTGTATATAAAGCTTTAGAAGAATTCGCAGATGTCGAAATTCAGCTATATGGCCATCAAGAAAAGATGCAAGAATTTCTGACGGAACATGAACGGTTAACAATCGTCCATTGTGAAGAAGTAATTACATCGGAAGATGATCCTGTGCGATCGGTCAAACGAAAAAAAGATGCATCGATGGTTCGGATGGCGCAAGCAGTAAAAGATGGCAATGCAGACGGCTGTGTATCAGCTGGAAACACAGGTGCGCTGATGTCAGCAGGATTGTTTATCGTTGGCCGCATTGATGGTGTTGATCGTCCGGCATTAGCCCCGACATTGCCGACAATTGATAGCAAAGGATTTGTCATGCTTGATATGGGTGCAAATGCTGAAGCTAAACCGGAACATCTTGTGCAATATGCAATCATGGGCAGCATTTATGCTGAAAAAGTTCGTGGCATTAAAAATCCGTCTGTGGGTCTTTTAAATATCGGAACTGAAGAGAAAAAAGGCAATGATTTAACAAAAGCTGCTTTTCCATTATTAAAAGAAGCCCCAGTTAATTTTATCGGCAATGTGGAGTCACGTGATTTACTTAATGGTGTGGCGGATGTTGTGGTAACCGACGGCTTTACCGGCAATATGGTGTTGAAGACGATTGAAGGAACGGCCATGAACGTTTTTGCAATGATGAAAGATGTCTTTATGAGTTCAGTCAAAACAAAAGTAGCTGCTTTTCTTGTGAAAGATGACTTGAAAGGCTTAAAAGGCATGTTGGATTATAGCGAATATGGCGGCGCTGGATTGTTCGGATTAAAAGCTCCTGTGATAAAAGCACATGGTTCGTCAAATGCCAACGCTTTATTCAATGCGATACGCCAAACGCGTACGATGGTTGAATTTGATGTGACAGGCACAATTTATAGTACGTTGAAAAAGGAGATTTTACATGAAGACTAA
- the sdaAA gene encoding L-serine ammonia-lyase, iron-sulfur-dependent, subunit alpha, whose product MEALFRNVRELVERAEKEEKLISEIMIEQEMLMTDRSREDIMIQMDRNLTVMEEAVEKGLKGVHSVSGLTGGDAVLLQAYREKGNTLSGDLLLDAVSKAVATNEVNAAMGTICATPTAGSAGVVPGTLFAVQNKLNPTREQMIRYLFTAGAFGFVVANNASISGAAGGCQAEVGSAAGMASAAIIEMAGGTPQQSSEAFAITMKNMLGLVCDPVAGLVEVPCVKRNAMGAANAVVAADMALAGVTSRIPCDEVIGAMFEIGQSMPSALRETAKGGLAATPTGKWLESKIFGGAVVGSGQ is encoded by the coding sequence ATGGAAGCTTTATTCCGTAATGTAAGAGAATTGGTTGAACGAGCTGAAAAAGAAGAAAAACTGATTTCAGAAATCATGATTGAGCAAGAAATGCTTATGACTGATCGTTCACGTGAAGATATAATGATACAAATGGACCGCAATTTAACGGTCATGGAAGAAGCGGTTGAAAAAGGATTAAAAGGAGTTCACTCGGTCTCAGGATTAACGGGTGGAGATGCTGTACTATTGCAAGCTTACCGTGAAAAAGGCAATACGCTTTCTGGGGATTTGCTGCTTGACGCGGTTAGTAAAGCGGTTGCAACTAACGAAGTCAATGCAGCGATGGGAACCATTTGTGCAACGCCAACAGCAGGATCTGCTGGAGTGGTGCCGGGTACGTTATTTGCTGTGCAAAATAAATTAAATCCAACGCGTGAGCAAATGATTCGTTATTTATTTACAGCAGGTGCTTTTGGATTTGTTGTGGCTAATAATGCTTCAATTTCAGGTGCTGCTGGCGGATGCCAAGCAGAAGTAGGATCGGCAGCTGGAATGGCTTCAGCTGCAATTATTGAAATGGCAGGAGGCACCCCTCAACAAAGTTCAGAAGCCTTCGCGATCACGATGAAAAATATGCTTGGCTTGGTCTGCGATCCAGTGGCGGGATTAGTAGAAGTGCCGTGTGTAAAACGTAACGCAATGGGAGCGGCCAATGCAGTTGTCGCTGCAGACATGGCGTTAGCAGGTGTTACGAGTCGTATTCCGTGTGATGAAGTTATTGGAGCGATGTTTGAAATCGGCCAATCAATGCCGAGTGCGTTAAGAGAAACCGCAAAAGGTGGACTTGCCGCAACTCCTACTGGAAAATGGCTTGAATCCAAAATTTTCGGAGGAGCAGTTGTCGGTAGTGGGCAGTAA
- the recG gene encoding ATP-dependent DNA helicase RecG, whose protein sequence is MGSKESVATLKGVGKQATETLQEMKIETLHDLIMTFPYRHEDFQLKDLADTPHNERVTVEGRVESEPSVLFLGKNKSRTQVRVLVGRHLIKAIFFNQPYVKAKLHLGEIITVTGKWDRGRQVITVSSHTIGPRTNGADFEPVYSLKGSIHQKTFRKLMRQALDLVKEDMEDCLPKSLVDTYQLAPIQDALEWVHFPPDGEKVKQARRRFVYEELLVFQLKMQALRKKNREEEGGSFIDYDLEKLKNFIESLPFDLTAAQKRVVNEICKDMKEPFRMNRLLQGDVGSGKTVVAAIALYAAHTAGLQGALMAPTEILAEQHANTLEQWFRPFSMNIALLTGSVKGKKRQLILEQLAAGKIDLLIGTHALIQPEVRFNKLGLVITDEQHRFGVDQRRVLKDKGYNPDVLFMTATPIPRTLAISAFGEMDVSIIDEMPVGRKEIETYWMKKEMFGKIVGRMEKELAAGRQAYVICPLIEESDKLDYQNAVDLFQQLTIYFKDRFSVGLMHGRLHPDEKEQTMREFSEGQVDVLVSTTVVEVGVNVPNASFMLIYDAERFGLSQLHQLRGRVGRGSEQSYCVLLADPKTEIGKERMTTMTETNDGFVLAEKDLQLRGPGDFFGRKQSGIPEFKMADLIHDYRALEAARKDAEKLINGEEFWRAKDMDCLRQQVEKSGVLSGGRLD, encoded by the coding sequence GTGGGCAGTAAAGAGTCAGTCGCCACATTAAAAGGAGTAGGGAAGCAAGCAACCGAAACCTTACAGGAAATGAAAATCGAAACATTGCATGACTTGATCATGACATTTCCGTATCGCCATGAGGATTTTCAATTAAAAGATCTGGCCGATACACCTCATAATGAACGCGTAACAGTGGAGGGAAGGGTCGAAAGTGAACCTTCCGTCCTTTTTTTAGGTAAGAATAAATCGCGTACGCAAGTCCGTGTGTTGGTAGGACGCCATTTGATCAAAGCGATATTTTTTAATCAGCCGTACGTAAAAGCTAAATTGCATTTAGGTGAAATCATTACGGTAACTGGTAAATGGGATCGTGGAAGACAAGTGATTACCGTCTCTAGTCATACCATTGGTCCACGTACAAATGGTGCGGATTTTGAACCAGTCTATAGCTTGAAAGGCAGTATACATCAAAAAACGTTTCGTAAACTAATGCGCCAAGCCTTAGATTTAGTAAAAGAAGATATGGAAGACTGTTTGCCAAAGTCGTTAGTTGATACGTATCAATTAGCACCAATTCAAGATGCGCTAGAATGGGTTCATTTTCCACCGGATGGTGAAAAAGTAAAACAAGCACGCAGGCGCTTTGTCTACGAAGAATTATTAGTGTTTCAATTAAAAATGCAAGCACTTCGCAAGAAAAACCGTGAAGAAGAAGGCGGTTCTTTTATCGATTACGACTTGGAAAAACTGAAAAACTTTATCGAGTCTTTGCCATTTGATTTAACAGCCGCTCAAAAACGAGTAGTCAATGAAATTTGTAAAGACATGAAAGAGCCGTTTCGAATGAATCGTCTTCTGCAAGGGGACGTAGGGTCCGGGAAAACAGTAGTAGCGGCTATTGCATTGTATGCTGCTCACACAGCAGGATTACAAGGTGCGTTAATGGCACCTACTGAAATACTGGCGGAACAACATGCCAATACATTAGAACAATGGTTCCGTCCATTTTCAATGAATATTGCACTTTTAACAGGTTCGGTTAAAGGCAAAAAACGCCAGTTAATATTAGAGCAATTAGCAGCAGGTAAAATTGACTTGCTGATTGGTACACATGCTTTAATTCAGCCAGAAGTGCGATTTAATAAATTAGGGCTTGTTATTACAGATGAACAGCACCGCTTTGGCGTAGACCAACGTCGCGTATTAAAAGACAAAGGTTATAATCCAGATGTTTTGTTTATGACGGCAACGCCAATTCCCCGAACTTTAGCAATTTCTGCTTTTGGTGAGATGGATGTTTCGATTATTGATGAAATGCCAGTTGGACGAAAAGAAATTGAAACGTATTGGATGAAAAAAGAAATGTTCGGTAAAATTGTCGGACGCATGGAAAAAGAGTTAGCAGCAGGTCGACAAGCATATGTTATATGTCCGTTAATTGAAGAATCGGATAAACTCGATTATCAAAACGCGGTAGATTTATTTCAACAACTGACAATTTATTTTAAAGATCGTTTTTCAGTCGGGTTGATGCACGGCCGTTTACATCCGGATGAAAAAGAACAAACAATGCGCGAGTTTTCAGAAGGTCAAGTGGATGTGTTGGTATCAACAACTGTTGTAGAAGTTGGGGTTAACGTTCCAAATGCATCGTTTATGCTTATATACGACGCTGAGCGTTTTGGATTGTCTCAGCTACATCAATTGCGGGGACGGGTAGGACGCGGCAGTGAGCAGTCTTATTGTGTGCTACTGGCAGATCCGAAAACAGAGATTGGTAAAGAGCGCATGACAACTATGACAGAAACGAATGATGGTTTTGTGTTAGCTGAAAAAGATTTGCAATTGAGAGGTCCTGGTGACTTTTTCGGCCGCAAACAAAGTGGCATACCTGAATTTAAAATGGCTGATTTGATTCATGATTATCGCGCGCTTGAAGCGGCTAGAAAAGATGCTGAAAAGCTAATTAATGGCGAAGAATTTTGGCGCGCAAAAGATATGGATTGTTTGCGTCAGCAAGTTGAAAAGTCAGGTGTTTTATCAGGAGGTAGACTCGATTAA
- the fapR gene encoding transcription factor FapR: MKRPKKQRQQALKDSIKENPFVTDEELSVSFNVSVQTIRLDRMELAIPELRERIKHVAVKTFEDEVKSLPIDEVIGEIIDIELDQKAISIFDVKPEHVFQRNQIARGHHLFAQANSLAVAVMNEELALTVKSELQFLRPVRAGQRIVAKAEVIDRHPEKNRSFVKVTSTVDQQTVFIGTFEMYRMTEQSEGEEK, from the coding sequence GTGAAAAGACCAAAAAAACAGCGACAACAAGCATTAAAAGACTCAATTAAGGAAAATCCTTTTGTGACCGATGAAGAATTATCAGTATCATTTAACGTAAGTGTGCAAACGATTCGCTTAGACCGGATGGAACTTGCTATACCGGAACTAAGAGAGCGTATTAAACATGTAGCTGTAAAAACATTTGAAGATGAGGTTAAATCGTTGCCAATTGATGAAGTGATTGGCGAAATTATTGATATCGAACTCGATCAAAAAGCAATTTCAATTTTTGATGTAAAACCTGAGCATGTTTTTCAACGTAACCAAATTGCCAGAGGTCATCATTTATTCGCACAAGCTAATTCATTAGCGGTAGCTGTAATGAATGAAGAGTTAGCATTAACGGTTAAATCGGAACTGCAATTTTTGCGGCCGGTTCGAGCGGGGCAACGGATTGTGGCGAAAGCGGAAGTGATCGATCGTCATCCTGAAAAGAATAGGTCGTTCGTGAAAGTTACCTCTACAGTTGATCAACAAACGGTTTTTATCGGTACATTTGAAATGTATCGCATGACAGAACAAAGTGAAGGTGAAGAAAAGTGA
- a CDS encoding acyl carrier protein — protein MSTVLDRVTKVIVDRLGVEESEVKLEASFTGDLGADSLDVVELVMELEDEFDMEISDEDAENMTTVGDAVTYIEKKQ, from the coding sequence TTGTCAACAGTATTAGATAGAGTAACTAAAGTAATCGTGGATCGTCTAGGTGTAGAAGAAAGCGAAGTGAAACTTGAGGCTTCTTTCACAGGTGACCTAGGTGCAGATTCATTGGACGTAGTAGAACTTGTTATGGAACTTGAAGATGAGTTCGATATGGAGATTTCTGACGAGGACGCTGAAAACATGACGACAGTAGGCGACGCAGTAACGTATATCGAAAAGAAACAATAA
- the fabD gene encoding ACP S-malonyltransferase — translation MKTKIAFIYPGQGSQTVGMGESFLTDDTSRNFFESANQALDLDLSKLMLEGPQEELTLTYHAQPALLTVSSMITERLIRAGIRPDYTAGHSLGEYSALVTSNVLEFPTAVNIVHKRGLFMNTAFPAGEGTMAAILGMERDELEKVTNEVTDTTGVVQLANLNCPGQIVISGTKAGVEQACIVAKERGAKRAIPLDVSGPFHSELMRSASQDLAKELSVSFLLDAKVPVVSNVTAKAETNATQIQDLLVRQLYSPVLWEQSVREMIDLGVTVFIEIGPGKVLSGLVKKIDRSVKTLPVYDLESFEKAVEELAK, via the coding sequence ATGAAGACTAAGATCGCATTTATCTACCCGGGTCAAGGATCGCAAACTGTTGGAATGGGCGAAAGCTTTTTAACAGACGATACAAGCCGTAATTTCTTCGAAAGCGCCAACCAAGCGCTTGATTTAGACTTATCTAAGTTAATGCTAGAAGGTCCACAAGAAGAGCTGACGTTAACCTATCATGCGCAACCAGCTCTACTAACTGTTAGTTCAATGATTACAGAACGATTGATTCGCGCAGGTATCAGACCGGATTATACAGCTGGCCATAGCCTTGGTGAATACAGCGCGCTTGTAACTTCGAATGTGTTAGAATTTCCAACAGCGGTTAATATTGTACATAAGCGTGGATTGTTTATGAATACGGCTTTCCCAGCAGGTGAAGGAACAATGGCTGCCATTCTTGGTATGGAACGTGACGAACTGGAAAAAGTAACAAATGAAGTGACAGATACGACGGGTGTTGTTCAACTTGCAAACTTGAATTGTCCGGGGCAAATTGTTATTTCAGGTACTAAAGCGGGAGTTGAGCAAGCGTGTATCGTCGCTAAAGAGCGCGGTGCTAAGCGAGCTATTCCACTTGATGTTAGCGGACCTTTCCATTCGGAATTGATGCGTTCAGCGTCACAAGATTTAGCGAAAGAACTTAGTGTTTCTTTCTTGTTAGATGCGAAAGTGCCAGTCGTTTCGAATGTGACGGCAAAAGCAGAAACAAATGCGACGCAAATTCAAGATCTTCTAGTTCGTCAATTGTATTCTCCTGTATTATGGGAACAATCCGTGCGCGAAATGATTGATCTTGGTGTAACCGTGTTTATCGAAATTGGCCCTGGAAAAGTGTTGAGCGGATTAGTGAAAAAAATTGATCGCTCAGTTAAAACTTTGCCAGTCTATGACTTAGAGTCATTTGAAAAAGCAGTAGAGGAGTTGGCGAAATGA
- the rnc gene encoding ribonuclease III, producing the protein MAINRKTNHQKPGVIKESAKAAFEQLQKELNITFKKPALLYQAFTHSSYVNEHRRKQFTDNERLEFLGDAVLELSVSHYLYMKYPEMSEGELTKLRAAIVCEPSLVLFANELGFGKYILLGKGEELTGGRTRPALLADVFESYIGALYLDQGLEPVVAFLEMVLFPKVDIGAFSHVMDYKSQLQELVQQKNTGTLSYEIIDEIGPAHSRVFVTRVSLADRELGVGNGRSKKEAEQQAAQLAIRKLQEAAEE; encoded by the coding sequence ATGGCGATAAATAGAAAAACGAATCATCAAAAGCCTGGCGTCATAAAAGAAAGCGCTAAAGCGGCATTTGAACAATTGCAAAAAGAGCTGAATATCACATTCAAAAAGCCTGCATTGCTGTATCAAGCTTTTACCCATTCATCTTATGTGAATGAGCATCGAAGAAAACAATTTACCGATAACGAACGTCTGGAATTTCTAGGAGATGCAGTGTTGGAATTATCCGTCTCGCATTACCTGTACATGAAATATCCTGAAATGAGCGAAGGCGAATTGACAAAGTTGCGTGCAGCAATCGTTTGTGAACCTTCACTGGTTTTATTTGCTAATGAACTTGGATTTGGTAAATACATCCTTTTAGGCAAAGGGGAAGAGTTAACTGGTGGCCGAACACGGCCTGCGTTACTAGCTGATGTTTTCGAATCGTATATCGGTGCTCTTTATCTAGACCAAGGCTTAGAACCTGTGGTCGCATTTTTGGAAATGGTGTTGTTTCCAAAAGTAGATATCGGTGCTTTTTCGCATGTGATGGATTATAAGAGTCAATTGCAAGAATTGGTTCAGCAAAAAAATACAGGCACATTGAGTTATGAAATTATAGATGAAATCGGACCTGCCCACAGTCGTGTATTTGTGACTCGGGTTTCTCTAGCAGATAGAGAGCTCGGCGTTGGTAATGGCAGGTCGAAAAAAGAAGCGGAACAGCAAGCAGCTCAGCTGGCAATCCGTAAATTGCAGGAAGCGGCGGAGGAGTAA